A genome region from Gadus chalcogrammus isolate NIFS_2021 unplaced genomic scaffold, NIFS_Gcha_1.0 GACHA086, whole genome shotgun sequence includes the following:
- the LOC130378544 gene encoding uncharacterized protein LOC130378544 codes for MSSKRMYLSGAQKRKKKRTEDEKKEQDKGTLLKYFGAQPTVPAPDVSSSVSASTADDTAGSPPADLQSPESEEELLPIEEQLPALTVTDTPTSTSAGITGPSTASTAMDVPSTPSTSTSYQGVSTAPPIDPAEWSAGMTGPSTASTAMDVPSTPSTRFKIQDNLLSFQPYTQYTVK; via the exons ATGTCATCTAAAAGGATGTATCTCTCTGGTGCCCAAAAACGGAAAAAGAAAAGGACAGAAGATGAGAAAAAAGAGCAAGATAAAG GAACACTGTTGAAGTATTTTGGAGCACAACCAACTGTACCTGCCCCCGATGTGTCATCAAGTGTAAGTGCCTCCACAGCTGATGATACAGCAG GTTCACCCCCAGCAGACTTACAGTCACCTGAAAGTGAGGAAGAACTTTTACCCATTGAGGAACAGTTACCAGCATTGACAGTCACTGATACACCGACTTCAACCTCTGCCGGCATAACAG GTCCTTCTACAGCATCCACTGCTATGGATGTCCCATCCACTCCCTCAACAAGCACTAGCTATCAAGGTGTATCAACAGCTCCTCCAATTGACCCAGCTGAATGGTCAGCCGGCATGACAG GTCCTTCTACAGCATCCACTGCTATGGATGTCCCATCCACTCCCTCaacaagattcaagattcaagataatttattgtcatttcagccatatacacagtatacagtgaaatga